The Blastococcus sp. HT6-4 genome window below encodes:
- a CDS encoding DEDD exonuclease domain-containing protein — translation MPPLPTASQRYQQVAIEELGTPLAEVTFVVVDLETTGGSPKDSAITEIGAVKIRGGQVLGEFQTLVDPGHEIPPYISVLTGITSAMVAAAPRIGAVLPTFLEFARGAVLVAHNAPFDLGFLKAACAENALVWPTSASVDTAVLARRLLTRDEVPNCKLATLAPYFSAATSPTHRALDDARATVDVLHGLFERLGPLGITTLEELTGLTRQVDPERRRKRHLADGVPHGPGVYLFRGPNDEPLYVGTSTDLRSRVRSYFTSGEQRSRITEMVGLAQRVDSIPCAHALEAAVRELRLIAEHKPRYNRRSRFPERALWVRLTEEPFPRLSVVRRVRPEAGVFLGPFPDRRAADAAVAAVHEALPLRQCTARLSPRTPVSACALAGMGRCGAPCTGAQSVGEYADVAAVFAAAVTHDPRPLLSPLLQRVDRLADEERYEDAAVLRDRIAVLVRAVRRRQRLASLAAVLELVLARPDGDGGWELSVVRLGRLAAAGNAPRGTTVRSVLAGLLATAETVAGAAGELTTSVDETELVLRWLEKPGTRLVQLTGTLASPAPGTGGYSAFLTRVETGRDVQDPFADGRSLGTRARPERVAAAAPAGRRTRLASPV, via the coding sequence GTGCCACCACTCCCCACCGCGTCGCAGCGCTACCAGCAGGTCGCCATCGAGGAGCTGGGTACGCCGCTGGCCGAGGTCACCTTCGTGGTCGTCGACCTGGAGACCACCGGCGGTTCGCCCAAGGACAGCGCGATCACCGAGATCGGCGCGGTGAAGATCCGGGGCGGCCAGGTGCTCGGGGAGTTCCAGACGCTGGTCGACCCCGGCCACGAGATCCCGCCCTACATCAGCGTGCTCACCGGGATCACCTCGGCGATGGTCGCCGCGGCACCGCGCATCGGGGCCGTCCTCCCGACGTTCCTGGAGTTCGCGCGAGGCGCGGTCCTGGTCGCGCACAACGCCCCCTTCGACCTGGGTTTCCTCAAGGCGGCCTGCGCCGAGAACGCCCTGGTCTGGCCCACCTCGGCGTCGGTGGACACGGCCGTCCTCGCCCGGCGGCTGCTCACCCGCGACGAGGTGCCCAACTGCAAGCTGGCCACGCTGGCCCCCTACTTCTCGGCCGCCACCTCCCCCACGCACCGCGCGCTCGACGACGCCCGCGCGACCGTCGACGTCCTGCACGGTCTCTTCGAACGCCTCGGCCCGCTGGGGATCACCACGCTCGAGGAGCTCACCGGTCTCACCCGCCAGGTCGATCCGGAACGGCGCCGCAAGCGGCACCTGGCCGACGGCGTCCCGCACGGTCCCGGCGTCTACCTCTTCCGCGGACCGAACGACGAGCCGCTCTACGTCGGCACCTCCACCGACCTGCGCAGCCGGGTCCGCAGCTACTTCACCTCCGGCGAGCAGCGCAGCCGGATCACCGAGATGGTGGGCCTGGCCCAGCGGGTCGACTCGATCCCCTGCGCGCACGCCCTCGAGGCCGCCGTGCGCGAACTGCGCCTGATCGCCGAGCACAAGCCCCGCTACAACCGCCGGTCCCGCTTCCCCGAGCGCGCGCTGTGGGTCCGGCTCACCGAGGAACCCTTCCCCCGGCTGTCGGTCGTGCGACGCGTCCGTCCGGAGGCGGGGGTGTTCCTGGGACCGTTCCCCGATCGCCGGGCCGCCGACGCCGCCGTCGCGGCCGTGCACGAGGCCCTGCCGCTGCGACAGTGCACCGCCCGGCTGTCCCCGCGGACTCCCGTCAGCGCCTGCGCGCTGGCCGGCATGGGCCGCTGCGGCGCCCCCTGCACCGGCGCCCAGTCGGTCGGGGAGTACGCCGACGTCGCCGCCGTCTTCGCCGCCGCGGTCACCCATGACCCGCGGCCGCTCCTCTCGCCGCTGCTGCAGCGGGTCGACCGGCTGGCCGACGAGGAGCGGTACGAGGACGCCGCCGTGCTCCGCGACCGGATCGCGGTCCTCGTGCGGGCGGTCCGTCGGCGGCAGCGGCTGGCGTCACTGGCCGCCGTCCTGGAGCTCGTGCTCGCCCGCCCCGACGGTGACGGCGGCTGGGAGCTGTCCGTCGTCCGGCTCGGCCGACTCGCGGCCGCCGGGAACGCTCCCCGCGGCACCACGGTCCGCAGCGTCCTGGCCGGGCTCCTGGCGACCGCGGAGACCGTGGCCGGGGCCGCCGGCGAGCTCACGACGTCGGTCGACGAGACCGAACTGGTGCTCCGCTGGCTGGAGAAGCCCGGCACCCGGCTGGTCCAGCTGACCGGCACGCTGGCCAGCCCCGCGCCCGGCACGGGGGGCTACAGCGCGTTCCTGACCCGGGTGGAGACCGGGCGCGACGTGCAGGACCCCTTCGCCGACGGCCGATCCCTCGGCACCCGCGCACGGCCGGAGCGGGTTGCCGCAGCTGCGCCCGCCGGGCGCCGCACCCGGCTAGCATCCCCCGTGTGA
- a CDS encoding heme-copper oxidase subunit III, translating to MTPVTTAPVASSTFDTSRVHSLTRPNMVSVGTIIWLSSELMFFAGLFAMYFTARARATDGWPPEPTELNLPYALTFTIILVASSVTCQFGVFAAEQGNVYGLRRWFTITFLMGLTFVLGQAYEYVELVHDGTTIASSTYGSVFYLTTGFHGLHVIGGLVAFVYVLIRSTMGRFTPAQATSAIVVSYYWHFVDVVWVGLFATIYLIR from the coding sequence ATGACCCCCGTGACAACGGCCCCCGTGGCGAGCAGCACCTTCGACACCTCGCGGGTGCACTCCCTGACCCGACCGAACATGGTCAGCGTCGGCACGATCATCTGGCTCTCGAGCGAGCTGATGTTCTTCGCCGGTCTGTTCGCCATGTACTTCACCGCGCGAGCCCGGGCCACCGACGGGTGGCCGCCGGAGCCCACCGAGCTGAACCTGCCGTACGCGCTGACGTTCACGATCATCCTGGTCGCCTCCTCGGTGACCTGCCAGTTCGGCGTCTTCGCGGCGGAGCAGGGCAACGTCTACGGGCTGCGGCGGTGGTTCACGATCACCTTCCTGATGGGCCTGACCTTCGTGCTCGGCCAGGCGTACGAGTACGTCGAGCTGGTCCACGACGGCACGACGATCGCCTCGTCCACCTACGGCTCGGTGTTCTACCTCACGACGGGCTTCCACGGTCTGCACGTCATCGGTGGCCTCGTGGCCTTCGTCTACGTGCTCATCCGGTCCACCATGGGCCGCTTCACGCCGGCACAGGCGACCTCGGCGATCGTGGTCTCCTACTACTGGCACTTCGTCGACGTCGTGTGGGTCGGGCTCTTCGCCACGATCTACCTGATCCGCTAG
- a CDS encoding cytochrome bc complex cytochrome b subunit — protein MAARTASAPGAPTGAVGKAAFQVDDRLILAGPVRRTLNKVFPDHWSFLLGEIALYCFIILLLSGTYLTFFFQASMTEVVYDGSYDPLRGLDMSIAYASALDISFDVRGGLFMRQLHHWAALLFVAAIAVHLLRIFFTGAFRRPRESNWLIGVLILILALLEGFSGYSLPDDLLSGTGLRIMSAIILAIPVVGTWVHWAVFGGDYIGDLIIGRLYIAHVLLIPAILLALIAVHLLILVKQKHTQFPGPGRTEHNVVGNRLFPAFAGKATGLLFVVFGVCAALGGLVQINPIWLWGPYNPAQVSAASQPDWYIMWLDGSSRLFPAWDLNLPGDYTIPALFWPTVVLPGIIFTLLLFYPWIEQKLTGDTASHHLLQRPRDVPVRTSLGTMSLTFYLVLLISGGNDVVADKFDISLNAMTWGGRIGMIILPPIVYVITYRICLGLQQHDREVLEHGIETGVIRRLPSGEFIEVHQPLGPVDDHGHGQLAYGGAPVPKRMNQVGGARRAIRGFFSPVERPSAVELEQRGEGRGLAAGESERELTTSGRPSEGGRPSDGGRPQDPRD, from the coding sequence ATGGCAGCTCGTACCGCCTCGGCACCGGGGGCCCCGACGGGCGCGGTCGGGAAGGCCGCCTTCCAGGTCGACGACCGGCTGATCCTCGCCGGCCCGGTCCGCCGGACCCTGAACAAGGTCTTCCCCGACCACTGGTCGTTCCTGCTCGGGGAGATCGCCCTCTACTGCTTCATCATCCTGCTGCTCTCGGGCACGTACCTCACCTTCTTCTTCCAGGCCTCGATGACCGAGGTGGTCTACGACGGGTCCTACGACCCGCTGCGCGGCTTGGACATGTCCATCGCCTACGCCTCAGCGCTTGACATCTCCTTCGACGTCCGCGGCGGGCTCTTCATGCGCCAGCTGCACCACTGGGCAGCCCTGCTCTTCGTCGCCGCTATCGCCGTGCACCTGCTGCGCATCTTCTTCACCGGTGCGTTCCGCCGGCCGCGCGAGAGCAACTGGCTGATCGGCGTCCTCATCCTGATCCTGGCCCTGCTCGAGGGTTTCTCCGGATACTCGCTCCCCGATGACCTGCTCTCGGGTACCGGCCTGCGGATCATGTCGGCGATCATCCTGGCCATCCCGGTGGTCGGCACCTGGGTGCACTGGGCGGTGTTCGGCGGTGACTACATCGGCGACCTGATCATCGGCCGGCTCTACATCGCCCACGTCCTGCTCATCCCGGCGATCCTGCTCGCGCTCATCGCGGTGCACCTGCTGATCCTGGTGAAGCAGAAGCACACCCAGTTCCCCGGCCCTGGGCGCACCGAGCACAACGTGGTCGGCAACCGCCTCTTCCCGGCCTTCGCCGGGAAGGCGACCGGGCTGCTGTTCGTGGTGTTCGGTGTCTGCGCGGCACTCGGCGGTCTGGTCCAGATCAACCCGATCTGGCTGTGGGGCCCCTACAACCCCGCCCAGGTCTCGGCCGCGTCGCAGCCGGACTGGTACATCATGTGGCTGGACGGCTCGAGCCGTCTGTTCCCCGCCTGGGATCTGAACCTGCCCGGGGACTACACGATCCCGGCACTGTTCTGGCCGACCGTGGTGCTGCCCGGCATCATCTTCACGCTCCTGCTGTTCTACCCGTGGATCGAGCAGAAGCTGACCGGCGACACCGCGTCGCACCACCTGCTGCAGCGACCGCGCGACGTTCCCGTCCGCACCTCGCTCGGCACGATGTCGCTGACGTTCTACCTGGTGCTGTTGATCTCCGGTGGTAACGACGTCGTCGCCGACAAGTTCGACATCAGCCTGAACGCGATGACCTGGGGCGGCCGCATCGGCATGATCATCCTGCCGCCGATCGTGTACGTGATCACCTACCGCATCTGCCTCGGTCTGCAGCAGCACGACCGCGAGGTGCTGGAGCACGGCATCGAGACCGGCGTCATCCGTCGGCTCCCCAGCGGCGAGTTCATCGAGGTGCACCAGCCGCTCGGCCCGGTCGACGACCACGGTCACGGGCAGCTCGCCTACGGCGGGGCTCCGGTCCCGAAGCGCATGAACCAGGTGGGTGGCGCCCGTCGCGCCATCCGCGGGTTCTTCTCGCCGGTCGAGCGGCCCTCCGCGGTGGAGCTCGAGCAGCGAGGCGAGGGCCGTGGGCTCGCGGCTGGTGAGTCCGAGCGGGAGCTGACGACCTCGGGGCGTCCGTCCGAGGGTGGCCGTCCGTCCGACGGCGGTCGTCCGCAGGACCCGCGCGACTGA
- a CDS encoding Lrp/AsnC ligand binding domain-containing protein: protein MITAIVMIDAATDSIAEVAQAVAELDGVSEVYSVAGEADLIAIVRVREFEQVAQVIAGRINKVPGVVDTDTHIAFRAYSRHDLEAAFSIGFDAAD from the coding sequence GTGATCACCGCCATCGTGATGATCGATGCCGCCACCGACTCGATCGCCGAGGTCGCGCAGGCCGTCGCCGAGCTCGACGGTGTGAGCGAGGTCTACTCCGTCGCCGGCGAGGCCGATCTCATCGCCATCGTCCGCGTCCGCGAGTTCGAGCAGGTCGCCCAGGTGATCGCCGGCCGGATCAACAAGGTGCCCGGGGTCGTCGACACCGACACCCACATCGCCTTCCGCGCCTACTCGCGACACGACCTGGAGGCTGCGTTCTCCATCGGCTTCGACGCCGCGGACTGA
- a CDS encoding Rieske 2Fe-2S domain-containing protein, whose amino-acid sequence MSTRDTRPGSTGGEDTPGPLHGGPDEDYTPEQLAAMSREELDLLGARYDGVEILHVEPGPEPGSPLERRAVRQVGWTFALAGVFAFLFLVVYIGSGWFLPEWSWAEEGTTWSAMFTPLLGLFMGLSLTLVGVGLVLYTKKLLPHETAVQDKHDGSHFDRVTTGATLVGGLHNSGLPRRKLITRSLGFMGVGVGVMLIAPLGGLINNPSAGNTLGRTSWAEGIRLVRIDGSPVRPGDQQPGSLETVFPAVPGGNFQTDAATMLIRLRPQQVIEDQPREGQEDFGFGDYVAYSKICTHAGCPVSLYEQETSRLLCPCHQSMFDVTQGARPVFGPASRPLPQLPIAVDDEGFFVARSDYIEAVGPTYWNRERI is encoded by the coding sequence GTGAGCACGCGCGACACCCGCCCCGGCTCGACCGGTGGCGAGGACACCCCGGGACCGCTGCACGGCGGCCCGGACGAGGACTACACCCCCGAGCAGCTCGCGGCCATGAGCCGCGAGGAGCTCGACCTCCTCGGAGCCCGGTACGACGGCGTGGAGATCCTCCACGTCGAGCCGGGTCCCGAACCCGGGTCCCCCCTCGAGCGGCGCGCCGTGCGCCAGGTCGGGTGGACCTTCGCCCTGGCCGGCGTCTTCGCCTTCCTGTTCCTGGTCGTCTACATCGGCTCGGGCTGGTTCCTCCCCGAGTGGTCGTGGGCCGAGGAGGGCACCACCTGGAGCGCCATGTTCACCCCCCTGCTGGGGCTGTTCATGGGCCTGTCGCTCACGCTGGTCGGCGTCGGGTTGGTGCTCTACACCAAGAAGCTCCTCCCCCACGAGACGGCGGTCCAGGACAAGCACGATGGGTCCCACTTCGACCGGGTCACCACCGGCGCCACGTTGGTCGGCGGCCTGCACAACAGCGGCCTGCCGCGCCGCAAGCTGATCACCCGATCGCTCGGCTTCATGGGCGTCGGCGTCGGCGTCATGCTGATCGCCCCGCTGGGTGGGCTGATCAACAACCCGAGCGCCGGCAACACGCTCGGTCGCACCTCGTGGGCCGAGGGCATCCGGCTGGTTCGGATCGACGGCAGCCCGGTCCGCCCCGGCGACCAGCAGCCCGGATCGCTGGAGACCGTGTTCCCGGCCGTGCCCGGCGGCAACTTCCAGACCGACGCCGCGACCATGCTCATCCGGCTCAGGCCGCAGCAGGTCATCGAGGACCAGCCCCGCGAGGGCCAGGAGGACTTCGGCTTCGGCGACTACGTCGCCTACTCCAAGATCTGCACGCACGCCGGATGCCCGGTGTCGCTGTACGAGCAGGAGACCAGCCGGCTGCTCTGCCCCTGCCACCAGTCGATGTTCGACGTCACCCAGGGCGCCAGGCCGGTCTTCGGCCCGGCCAGCCGGCCGCTGCCGCAGCTGCCCATCGCCGTCGACGACGAAGGATTCTTCGTCGCCCGCAGCGACTACATTGAGGCCGTCGGCCCCACGTACTGGAACCGGGAGCGCATCTGA
- the trpD gene encoding anthranilate phosphoribosyltransferase: MPSPSAAPSWPGLLNRLLAGVDLSATDTRWAMREVMTGEATPAQVAGFTVALRAKGEAPQEVAGLAAEMLAQATPVELPMDCVDIVGTGGDGAHTVNISTMAAVVTAAAGAPVAKHGNRAASSSSGAADVLEALGVVIDLPAAAVARCVREAGIGFFFAPVFHPGMRHAAAPRREMGIGTVFNFLGPLTNPARPVAAAIGCANARMAPVLAEVLAARGTRALVFRGDDGLDELTTATTSAVWAVRDGAVEADRVDPAVLGIPVPAPDALRGGDARVNADVFRRVMDGERGAVRDAVLLNAAAALVAFDARPARLHDALAAGLERAAAAVDDGRAAALLDRWVAVTREVAPPR; encoded by the coding sequence GTGCCGTCGCCGTCCGCCGCCCCGAGCTGGCCGGGGTTGCTCAACCGCCTGCTCGCGGGTGTGGACCTGTCCGCGACCGACACGCGGTGGGCGATGCGCGAGGTAATGACCGGCGAGGCCACCCCGGCCCAGGTGGCCGGGTTCACCGTGGCCCTGCGGGCCAAGGGCGAGGCGCCGCAGGAGGTCGCCGGCCTGGCTGCCGAGATGCTCGCCCAGGCCACGCCGGTGGAGCTGCCCATGGACTGCGTCGACATCGTCGGCACCGGGGGCGACGGGGCCCACACCGTCAACATCTCGACGATGGCCGCGGTGGTGACAGCGGCTGCCGGTGCCCCGGTCGCCAAGCACGGCAACCGGGCCGCGTCGTCGTCCTCGGGCGCGGCCGACGTGCTGGAGGCGCTGGGCGTGGTCATCGATCTCCCCGCGGCGGCGGTGGCCCGCTGCGTCCGTGAAGCGGGGATCGGCTTCTTCTTCGCGCCCGTCTTCCACCCGGGCATGCGGCACGCGGCCGCGCCCCGCCGGGAGATGGGCATCGGCACGGTCTTCAACTTCCTCGGTCCCCTCACCAATCCGGCGCGCCCGGTGGCCGCGGCCATCGGCTGCGCCAATGCGCGGATGGCTCCCGTGCTCGCCGAGGTGCTCGCCGCCCGGGGGACGCGCGCGCTGGTCTTCCGCGGGGACGACGGTCTGGACGAGCTGACGACCGCGACGACGTCGGCGGTGTGGGCGGTGCGCGACGGCGCGGTGGAGGCCGACCGCGTGGACCCGGCCGTGCTCGGCATCCCGGTGCCGGCCCCCGATGCACTGCGGGGTGGTGACGCGCGCGTCAACGCGGACGTGTTCCGGCGGGTCATGGACGGCGAGCGCGGTGCGGTGCGCGACGCCGTGCTGCTCAACGCCGCTGCCGCCCTGGTGGCGTTCGACGCCCGCCCGGCCCGGCTGCACGACGCCCTGGCTGCCGGGCTGGAGCGTGCGGCCGCCGCCGTCGACGACGGGCGGGCCGCGGCGCTGCTGGACCGCTGGGTGGCCGTGACCCGCGAGGTGGCTCCGCCGCGCTGA
- a CDS encoding C40 family peptidase, whose product MLISATAALTLTLMPGTASAVPGDATVDQVAAQMAEAGHELEVVTEQLNDARVALARHQSDVQAASAAAGAAQDRVRALDGRIRLLARSVYTGSGMSQLDVLLSSDSADHAVSQLGTLEAIAGHTNELLTEVSVASEQAEQFREAADEAAADAQRVVDEISAKQAELEAKIADYQRRYETLTAPQRAQLALAHGGDSLPAPSGVVAPSSAAQAAVDTALAQVGDPYVWGAGGPNAFDCSGLTSYAYAAAGVMLPHSSRAQSQMGTAVPRSQLQPGDLVFFYSPVSHVGMYIGNGQMVHASTSGQPVKVASLDAMGNYNGARRIAG is encoded by the coding sequence GTGCTGATCAGCGCCACCGCCGCCCTGACCCTCACGCTGATGCCGGGTACCGCCTCCGCGGTTCCCGGTGACGCCACCGTCGACCAGGTCGCCGCGCAGATGGCCGAGGCCGGGCACGAGCTGGAGGTCGTCACCGAGCAGCTCAACGACGCCCGCGTCGCCCTGGCGCGGCACCAGAGCGACGTCCAGGCCGCCTCGGCGGCGGCCGGTGCCGCGCAGGACCGGGTCCGCGCCCTCGACGGCCGGATCCGGCTGCTGGCGCGCAGCGTCTACACCGGCAGCGGGATGTCGCAGCTCGACGTGCTGCTCAGCAGCGACTCCGCCGACCATGCGGTGAGCCAGCTCGGCACCCTCGAGGCGATCGCCGGGCACACGAACGAACTCCTGACCGAGGTCTCCGTGGCCTCCGAGCAGGCGGAGCAGTTCCGCGAGGCCGCCGACGAGGCCGCCGCCGACGCGCAGCGGGTCGTCGACGAGATCAGCGCGAAGCAGGCGGAGCTCGAGGCGAAGATCGCCGACTACCAGCGTCGCTACGAGACGCTGACCGCCCCGCAGCGGGCGCAGCTGGCGCTGGCGCACGGCGGGGACAGCCTGCCCGCGCCCAGCGGCGTCGTCGCTCCCAGCTCCGCTGCGCAGGCGGCCGTGGACACCGCGCTGGCGCAGGTCGGTGACCCCTACGTCTGGGGCGCCGGCGGGCCGAACGCCTTCGACTGCTCGGGCCTGACGTCCTACGCCTACGCCGCCGCCGGCGTGATGCTGCCGCACTCCAGCCGCGCCCAGTCGCAGATGGGCACGGCCGTCCCGCGCAGCCAGCTGCAGCCGGGTGACCTGGTGTTCTTCTACAGCCCGGTCAGCCACGTGGGCATGTACATCGGCAACGGGCAGATGGTGCACGCGTCGACCTCCGGCCAGCCGGTCAAGGTGGCGAGCCTCGATGCGATGGGCAACTACAACGGCGCCCGGCGCATCGCCGGCTGA
- a CDS encoding M48 family metallopeptidase, protein MTGGGRAGARAALVTAAVLGAALVVVIVVRTPWEVLPEPPGGYTDPDPTAGLDPRQIALAEAFATAMRPLSLISITLGLAVSAVLGLTPLGGRLMRAAAAPLRRRWFAQVLLGVPALVVVGRLVTLPVSVYAEVIRHRYGLSTRGWGLWLRDVAVSLAISAALTTLVVLVFLWLVRRAPRSWWAWAGAAVAGLVVIGSFLYPVVIEPAFNEFEPLPAGELRSELLALAEENGTPVQDVLVSNASRRTTTLNAYVSGFGSTRRIVVYDTVLAELPDAEIEAIVAHELGHVVAQDVLTGTLMGALGAGAATALAGWLLSSPRLLRRAGAESAGDPRVVPLLLFLVAVGTLLATPVQNVVSRQIEARADVRALELTGDPETFIGMQRRLAAGNLGDPDPPAAWHWFFGSHPTVAERIAMARDWQRSEGP, encoded by the coding sequence GTGACCGGGGGTGGACGGGCAGGAGCTCGTGCCGCACTCGTCACCGCGGCCGTCCTGGGCGCGGCGCTGGTGGTGGTCATCGTCGTCCGCACGCCGTGGGAGGTGCTGCCCGAGCCGCCCGGTGGGTACACCGATCCGGACCCCACCGCGGGGCTGGACCCCCGGCAGATCGCCCTCGCCGAGGCCTTCGCCACGGCGATGCGCCCGCTGTCGCTGATCTCCATCACGCTCGGGCTGGCGGTCTCGGCGGTCCTCGGTCTCACCCCGCTGGGCGGGCGGCTGATGCGCGCCGCCGCGGCTCCGTTGCGCCGGCGGTGGTTCGCGCAGGTGCTGCTCGGCGTGCCCGCTCTCGTCGTCGTCGGGCGGCTGGTCACCCTGCCGGTGTCGGTCTACGCGGAGGTCATCCGGCACCGTTACGGCCTGTCCACCCGCGGCTGGGGGCTGTGGCTGCGCGACGTCGCCGTGTCCCTGGCGATCAGTGCCGCGCTGACCACGCTGGTGGTCCTCGTCTTCCTGTGGCTGGTCCGCCGGGCCCCGCGCAGCTGGTGGGCCTGGGCCGGTGCCGCGGTGGCGGGGCTGGTGGTGATCGGCTCGTTCCTGTACCCGGTGGTGATCGAGCCGGCGTTCAACGAGTTCGAGCCGCTGCCGGCCGGTGAGCTGCGCAGCGAGCTGCTGGCCCTGGCCGAGGAGAACGGCACGCCGGTGCAGGACGTCCTCGTCTCCAACGCCTCCCGCCGGACCACCACCCTGAACGCCTACGTCTCCGGCTTCGGGTCCACCCGGCGCATCGTCGTCTACGACACGGTCCTGGCCGAGCTGCCCGACGCGGAGATCGAGGCGATCGTGGCGCACGAGCTGGGGCACGTCGTGGCCCAGGACGTGCTGACCGGAACCCTCATGGGTGCGCTCGGGGCCGGCGCGGCCACCGCGCTCGCGGGCTGGCTCCTGTCCTCGCCGCGGTTGCTGCGCCGGGCCGGCGCCGAGTCGGCCGGGGACCCGCGGGTCGTGCCGTTGCTGCTGTTCCTGGTCGCCGTCGGCACGCTGCTGGCCACCCCGGTGCAGAACGTGGTCTCCCGGCAGATCGAGGCCCGGGCCGACGTGCGCGCTCTCGAGCTCACCGGAGATCCGGAGACCTTCATCGGCATGCAGCGCCGGCTGGCGGCGGGGAACCTCGGCGATCCGGACCCGCCCGCCGCCTGGCACTGGTTCTTCGGCAGTCATCCGACCGTGGCCGAGCGCATCGCGATGGCCCGGGACTGGCAGCGGTCGGAGGGCCCGTGA
- a CDS encoding cytochrome c, which yields MSTTNPHSDAQPDDAGTPAARARARRRSKQRRRLANVAGLMASLVLTGALYSVFAPAQAAVEPTESAAEAAGRELYIRSCITCHGENLDGVPNRGPSLIGVGAAAVYFQVHTGRMPLVRQEADAPDKPVVFSDEEIDQLMAYIQANGGGPTLPSGDLRGGDIAEGGELFRLNCASCHNFVGEGGALSSGKDAPSLEDANDLEIYTAMLTGPGNMPVFGDNQLTPEEKREIITYIQTVQEMADPGGAGVGRIGPVGEGLVIWVVGVGALLFGIFWMGSKA from the coding sequence GTGTCCACCACGAACCCCCACTCCGACGCCCAGCCCGACGACGCCGGCACCCCGGCGGCCCGGGCCCGCGCGCGGCGTCGCTCCAAGCAGCGTCGCCGGCTGGCCAACGTCGCCGGCCTCATGGCCTCGCTGGTGCTGACCGGCGCCCTCTACTCGGTGTTCGCGCCGGCGCAGGCCGCCGTCGAGCCCACCGAGTCCGCCGCCGAGGCCGCGGGACGCGAGCTGTACATCCGCAGCTGCATCACCTGCCACGGCGAGAACCTCGACGGCGTGCCCAACCGCGGCCCGTCGCTGATCGGCGTCGGCGCCGCCGCCGTCTACTTCCAGGTGCACACCGGCCGCATGCCGCTGGTGCGCCAGGAGGCCGACGCGCCCGACAAGCCGGTGGTCTTCTCCGACGAGGAGATCGATCAGCTGATGGCCTACATCCAGGCCAACGGCGGTGGCCCGACCCTTCCCTCGGGTGACCTGCGCGGCGGCGACATCGCCGAGGGCGGCGAGCTCTTCCGGCTCAACTGCGCGTCCTGCCACAACTTCGTCGGCGAGGGCGGCGCGCTCTCCTCCGGCAAGGACGCGCCGAGCCTCGAGGACGCCAACGACCTCGAGATCTACACGGCGATGCTGACCGGGCCGGGGAACATGCCCGTCTTCGGGGACAACCAGCTCACCCCCGAGGAGAAGCGCGAGATCATCACCTACATCCAGACGGTGCAGGAGATGGCCGATCCGGGCGGCGCCGGGGTCGGGCGCATCGGCCCCGTCGGCGAGGGCCTGGTCATCTGGGTCGTCGGCGTCGGAGCCCTCCTGTTCGGGATCTTCTGGATGGGGAGCAAGGCGTGA